One Lysinibacillus sp. OF-1 DNA segment encodes these proteins:
- a CDS encoding cysteine desulfurase yields the protein MMNKDIKSYFPILNQDVNGHRLVYLDSAATSQKPVQVIEAIKAYYEFDNSNVHRGVHTLGNRATDKYEGAREKVRKFINAQSTQEIIFTRGTTTALNTVASSYGRANVVEGDEIVITHMEHHSNIIPWQQLAKEKNATLKYIELEADGTISLEKVRATVTPKTKIVSVSMASNVLGTINPIKEIAQIAHANGAVMVADGAQAAPHMKIDVQDLDVDFLGFSGHKMCGPTGIGVLYGKKEHLEKMEPIEFGGEMIDFVGLYDSTWKELPWKFEGGTPIIAGAIGLGAAIDFLTDIGLDNIAAHEHKLVGYAMDQLETIDGLKIFGPRDPMKRCGLVTFNLDDVHPHDVATVLDMNGIAVRAGHHCAQPLMKCLQQVATARASFYLYNTEEDIDRLVAGLRSAKEYFGDVF from the coding sequence ATGATGAATAAAGACATTAAAAGCTATTTCCCAATTTTAAATCAGGATGTCAACGGTCATAGACTTGTTTATCTTGATAGTGCTGCAACGTCTCAAAAACCTGTTCAAGTGATTGAAGCTATTAAAGCATATTATGAATTTGATAATTCTAATGTTCACCGTGGCGTGCATACATTAGGAAATCGTGCAACAGATAAATATGAAGGTGCACGTGAAAAAGTTCGTAAGTTTATCAATGCACAATCAACGCAGGAAATTATATTTACACGTGGCACAACAACGGCTTTAAATACGGTGGCGTCAAGTTATGGGCGTGCTAATGTCGTGGAGGGTGATGAAATTGTTATTACCCATATGGAGCACCACTCCAATATTATTCCTTGGCAACAGCTGGCTAAAGAGAAAAATGCAACATTGAAATACATTGAGCTAGAAGCGGATGGTACTATTAGTCTGGAAAAAGTTCGTGCAACAGTCACACCTAAAACAAAAATCGTTTCCGTATCTATGGCGTCAAACGTCCTTGGAACAATAAATCCAATTAAAGAAATTGCTCAAATTGCACATGCTAATGGTGCGGTTATGGTAGCCGATGGTGCACAAGCTGCCCCACATATGAAAATCGATGTGCAAGATTTGGATGTGGATTTCCTCGGATTCTCAGGGCATAAAATGTGCGGACCAACTGGAATAGGTGTACTATATGGTAAAAAGGAACACCTTGAAAAGATGGAGCCAATTGAGTTTGGTGGCGAAATGATTGATTTTGTCGGGCTTTATGATTCAACGTGGAAGGAATTACCGTGGAAATTTGAAGGTGGAACGCCTATTATTGCAGGTGCAATAGGTTTAGGTGCCGCTATTGATTTCTTAACTGACATTGGGCTAGATAATATTGCAGCACATGAGCATAAGCTTGTAGGCTACGCAATGGATCAGCTTGAGACAATTGACGGTTTGAAAATTTTCGGCCCACGTGATCCAATGAAGCGTTGTGGATTGGTGACATTTAACTTAGATGATGTACATCCACATGATGTTGCAACGGTGCTTGACATGAATGGGATTGCTGTTCGTGCAGGACATCATTGTGCACAGCCACTAATGAAATGTCTTCAGCAAGTAGCAACAGCGCGTGCAAGCTTCTATCTGTACAATACAGAGGAGGATATTGACCGTTTAGTTGCAGGGTTACGTTCTGCGAAGGAGTATTTTGGAGATGTCTTTTAA